The Mesorhizobium koreense genome includes a window with the following:
- the hpaH gene encoding 2-oxo-hept-4-ene-1,7-dioate hydratase — translation MTLTAEEIAHAAEALDEAERTRKQIGLLSHKHPSMTMDDAYAVQAAWVGKKLAAGRRRIGWKIGLTSRAMQSALGIDTPDSGVLLDDMLFEDGTTVPAGRFIQPRIEAEIAFIMKAPLKGPGISVPDVLKATDHVTPALEILDTRILRLDPETKKARMIVDTIADNAANAGIVLGGQAICPESTDLRWMGAIVMRNGVVEETGLGAGVLNHPALGVAWLADRLSAYGESIEAGEIVLAGSFIRPIEATPGSAIVADYGPHGTVTCRFA, via the coding sequence ATGACGCTGACTGCCGAGGAAATCGCTCACGCCGCCGAGGCCCTTGACGAGGCCGAGCGCACGCGAAAGCAGATCGGCCTCCTCTCGCACAAGCATCCTTCGATGACGATGGACGATGCCTATGCCGTACAGGCGGCCTGGGTTGGCAAGAAGCTTGCCGCCGGCCGCAGGCGTATCGGCTGGAAGATCGGGCTCACCTCAAGAGCCATGCAGTCGGCGCTCGGCATCGACACGCCGGATTCGGGCGTGCTTCTGGACGACATGCTCTTCGAGGACGGTACGACGGTGCCCGCCGGCCGCTTCATCCAGCCGCGGATCGAGGCGGAGATCGCCTTTATCATGAAGGCCCCACTGAAGGGGCCGGGCATCAGCGTGCCGGACGTGCTGAAGGCGACCGACCATGTCACGCCCGCACTGGAAATCCTCGATACGCGCATACTGCGCCTCGATCCGGAGACGAAGAAGGCGCGCATGATCGTCGATACGATCGCCGACAACGCCGCAAACGCGGGGATCGTCCTTGGCGGACAGGCGATCTGTCCGGAAAGTACAGATTTGCGCTGGATGGGGGCGATCGTCATGCGCAACGGCGTGGTGGAGGAGACCGGACTGGGCGCCGGCGTGCTCAACCATCCGGCGCTCGGCGTTGCCTGGCTCGCCGACCGGCTGTCCGCCTATGGCGAGAGCATCGAGGCGGGAGAAATCGTGCTTGCCGGTTCTTTCATCCGGCCGATCGAGGCGACGCCCGGCAGCGCCATCGTAGCCGACTACGGGCCGCACGGGACGGTGACCTGCCGTTTCGCATGA
- the hpaR gene encoding homoprotocatechuate degradation operon regulator HpaR — protein sequence MPETPLPGDIRRSLAISLLRAREAVMGRFRPMLARHDVTEQQWRVLRVLGEGAPCDASELADRACILAPSLTRIIKALEEREMITREKHGRDGRRVRLAIAPKGLALIREVAPESRAIYAELEKLYGVEKIERLLGLLNELADLRDES from the coding sequence ATGCCGGAGACACCCCTGCCGGGAGACATCCGCCGCTCTCTGGCCATTTCGCTGCTGCGCGCGCGCGAGGCGGTGATGGGGCGGTTCCGGCCGATGCTTGCGCGCCACGATGTCACCGAGCAGCAATGGCGGGTCCTGCGCGTCCTCGGCGAGGGAGCCCCGTGCGATGCCTCGGAACTGGCCGACCGCGCCTGCATCCTGGCTCCCAGCCTGACGCGCATCATCAAGGCGCTCGAGGAGCGGGAGATGATCACGCGGGAGAAGCATGGCCGCGATGGAAGAAGGGTGCGCCTTGCGATCGCGCCGAAAGGGCTGGCGCTCATCCGCGAAGTCGCGCCGGAAAGCCGTGCCATCTATGCCGAACTTGAGAAGCTTTACGGCGTGGAAAAGATCGAGCGGCTTCTCGGTCTGCTGAACGAACTGGCCGATCTGCGGGACGAAAGCTGA
- a CDS encoding 2'-5' RNA ligase family protein, with protein MAGQLSLAFEAATVRVQDYFALRPALTAAYSFVEFAEGCRRSYGLSESAYGPHRLHVSLNTVMSRRGPRKGDLEAALRAAERVRFSPFPLAFGSLRTFRVRRDKQPTVLCCCAGAGELAALRDALRHALTMEGLWRGPAGFEPHVTLIWDRRSVPPSQLDEPIGWMAEDFVLLRTIWGEGRQVEIGRWPLRA; from the coding sequence GTGGCCGGACAGCTTTCGTTGGCCTTCGAAGCAGCGACCGTGCGGGTTCAGGACTATTTCGCACTGCGGCCGGCTCTCACTGCCGCGTATTCATTTGTGGAGTTCGCGGAAGGGTGCCGCCGGTCATACGGACTTTCGGAATCTGCCTACGGCCCTCATCGCTTGCATGTCTCGTTGAATACGGTCATGTCGCGTCGAGGCCCCCGCAAGGGCGATCTCGAAGCGGCGTTGCGTGCGGCGGAGCGCGTAAGGTTTTCACCTTTTCCGCTGGCTTTCGGCAGTCTCCGCACTTTCCGGGTTCGCCGCGACAAACAACCAACGGTGTTATGTTGTTGTGCCGGCGCAGGGGAGTTGGCCGCGCTTCGCGATGCACTGCGTCATGCATTGACAATGGAAGGGCTCTGGCGCGGCCCGGCCGGTTTCGAGCCGCATGTGACACTGATATGGGACCGCCGAAGCGTTCCGCCGTCGCAACTCGACGAGCCGATCGGCTGGATGGCCGAGGATTTCGTCCTTCTGCGCACCATTTGGGGTGAAGGCAGGCAAGTGGAAATCGGACGCTGGCCGCTCCGCGCGTAG
- a CDS encoding HTH domain-containing protein — MDSLITAAAHALAGGDPLGALNFVALRNDAPALALRGIAMAQLGDLTRAKTLLKSAARAFGAKEAMARARCAVAEAEIALISRNLTWPTKALERARITLEEHGDRANVAYARYLKARRLLLVGRLREAEEALVGLESISLAPALHTGCELVSAGIAIRRIRAKAARAALARADEAARMAAIPALMAEVEAVALVLDTPAARLITKGEARPLLLDEVEPLLASDALVVDACRFAVRCAGKVVPLETRPVLFALARALAEAWPADVSRETLLLRAFRARYADESHRARLRVEIGRLRKALRGMADVKATAAGFRLALNRTGEVVVLAPPVEEEHASVLALLADGESWSSTALALALGVSQRTVQRALETLVEEGKVQAVGQARARRWMTPPVPGFPTTLLLPAPISIG; from the coding sequence ATGGACTCGCTGATTACGGCCGCGGCACACGCTCTTGCCGGCGGTGACCCGCTTGGCGCGCTGAATTTTGTCGCTCTGCGCAACGATGCGCCGGCGCTTGCGCTCCGGGGTATCGCCATGGCGCAGCTTGGTGATCTCACCCGTGCCAAGACGCTCCTGAAAAGTGCGGCGCGCGCATTCGGCGCGAAAGAGGCGATGGCCCGCGCGCGCTGCGCCGTCGCCGAAGCAGAGATCGCGCTCATCTCCCGCAACCTCACCTGGCCGACAAAGGCGCTCGAGCGAGCACGGATAACGCTCGAAGAGCATGGCGACCGCGCCAACGTCGCCTATGCGCGTTACCTGAAGGCACGCCGCCTCCTTCTTGTCGGCCGTCTCCGGGAGGCCGAGGAGGCGCTTGTCGGCCTCGAATCCATCTCCCTCGCTCCCGCGCTGCACACCGGTTGCGAACTGGTATCCGCCGGGATCGCGATCCGGCGGATCAGGGCCAAAGCAGCGCGCGCGGCGCTTGCCCGCGCCGACGAAGCGGCGCGCATGGCCGCCATCCCTGCACTGATGGCAGAGGTTGAAGCCGTAGCGCTTGTCCTCGATACGCCCGCGGCGCGGCTGATCACCAAGGGCGAGGCGCGCCCCCTCCTCCTCGACGAGGTCGAACCCCTCCTCGCGTCAGACGCGCTTGTGGTGGATGCATGCCGTTTCGCCGTGCGCTGTGCAGGGAAAGTCGTTCCGCTCGAAACGCGGCCGGTTCTGTTCGCGCTTGCACGGGCGCTGGCAGAGGCCTGGCCGGCCGACGTGTCGAGGGAGACGCTGCTTCTTCGTGCCTTCCGGGCCAGATACGCCGACGAATCGCATCGCGCCCGGCTGCGCGTCGAGATCGGGCGGCTCCGCAAGGCGCTCAGGGGCATGGCAGACGTGAAAGCGACGGCGGCAGGGTTTCGGCTTGCGCTGAATCGCACTGGCGAGGTCGTCGTGCTCGCCCCGCCCGTCGAGGAGGAACATGCATCGGTGCTTGCCTTGCTTGCCGACGGCGAATCCTGGTCGAGCACAGCGCTGGCACTGGCGCTCGGCGTCAGTCAGCGCACTGTGCAGCGCGCGCTTGAGACCCTTGTGGAAGAGGGAAAGGTACAGGCGGTCGGGCAGGCGCGGGCGCGGCGCTGGATGACGCCGCCGGTGCCGGGTTTCCCGACAACCTTGTTACTCCCTGCCCCAATTTCGATTGGCTAG
- a CDS encoding Vgb family protein, whose translation MKHSAAEIINEYGPFPSAEQVHGLTYDGKHVWFASGDRLNAIDPADGKAFDSIEVPAHAGTAFDGEHLFQIADSRIQKIDPKTGRVASTIPAPGNGGDSGLAWAEGSLWVGEYRERRIHQIDPETGAVLRTIQSNRFVTGVTWVDGELWHATWEDEKSDLRHIDPDTGETLERLDMPAGTGISGLESDGHDRFFCGGGNSGKVRVVRRPNHAQANRQ comes from the coding sequence ATGAAACATTCAGCAGCCGAAATCATCAACGAGTACGGCCCCTTCCCCAGTGCCGAACAGGTGCACGGCCTCACCTATGACGGCAAGCATGTCTGGTTCGCCTCCGGCGACCGGCTGAACGCGATCGATCCAGCAGACGGCAAGGCGTTCGATTCCATCGAGGTCCCCGCGCATGCTGGCACCGCCTTCGACGGCGAACACCTGTTCCAGATCGCCGACAGTCGGATCCAGAAGATCGACCCCAAGACCGGCCGCGTGGCCTCGACCATCCCCGCGCCCGGCAATGGCGGCGATTCGGGCCTCGCCTGGGCGGAAGGATCGCTCTGGGTCGGCGAATATCGCGAACGCAGGATCCACCAGATCGATCCCGAAACGGGGGCGGTCTTGCGTACTATCCAGTCCAACCGTTTCGTCACCGGCGTAACCTGGGTCGACGGCGAGCTTTGGCACGCAACATGGGAGGACGAGAAGAGCGATCTGCGCCATATCGATCCGGATACGGGCGAAACCCTCGAGCGGCTCGACATGCCCGCCGGCACGGGCATTTCAGGCCTCGAATCCGATGGCCACGACCGCTTCTTCTGTGGTGGCGGCAATAGCGGAAAGGTCAGGGTCGTGCGACGGCCGAACCACGCCCAAGCCAATCGTCAGTAG
- a CDS encoding MarR family transcriptional regulator, with amino-acid sequence MPISPEALEAARLIDRLERLTRFGEQSGDLNPAQWEALRYLGQANRFSRTPAALADYLASTRGTISRTLASLETKGYVERRNNLRDGRSVEFVLTGKAAATLEGDPLLALAEDIEKAAGSDMVPMLEGLRRTLRAAIARNRGRAFGACRSCSYFRANVRPDSPSVHHCGLLDEPLSDEESRLICAEHQPRAA; translated from the coding sequence ATGCCTATTTCTCCCGAAGCGCTCGAAGCGGCCCGCCTGATCGATCGCCTGGAACGTCTGACGCGTTTCGGCGAGCAGTCCGGCGACCTCAATCCCGCGCAATGGGAGGCGCTGAGGTATCTGGGGCAGGCCAACAGGTTTTCGCGCACGCCCGCCGCGCTCGCCGACTATCTGGCATCGACACGGGGCACGATCTCGCGCACGCTCGCCTCGCTTGAAACCAAGGGCTATGTCGAGCGTCGCAACAATTTGCGAGACGGCCGTTCGGTGGAGTTCGTCCTGACAGGTAAAGCTGCCGCCACTCTCGAAGGCGATCCGTTGCTGGCGCTTGCGGAGGACATCGAAAAAGCGGCGGGCAGTGACATGGTGCCCATGCTCGAAGGCCTCAGGCGGACATTGCGGGCTGCCATCGCCCGCAATCGCGGGCGAGCTTTCGGAGCCTGCCGATCATGTTCCTATTTCCGTGCCAATGTCCGGCCGGACTCCCCGTCGGTGCATCACTGCGGGCTGCTGGATGAGCCTTTGTCCGACGAGGAGAGCCGTTTGATCTGTGCCGAGCATCAGCCACGAGCCGCGTGA
- a CDS encoding protoglobin domain-containing protein → MTTTAIPGYRLGDPALPASPLTEKDLADLKTSLLFTDEDAAALRKAHDVVKGQVEAILDVWYGFVGATPHLLAYFSDPVTGAPDSDYLAAVRKRFGQWILDTCRAEYGKDWLAWQDEIGRRHHRIGKNRTDGASAAAHIPMRHVLALAIPISVTMKPFLAGKGHSAKEVDAMHAAWSKAVLLQAILWCRPYVKEGDF, encoded by the coding sequence ATGACCACCACCGCCATTCCCGGATACCGGCTGGGCGATCCGGCACTGCCCGCATCTCCGCTGACGGAGAAAGATCTCGCGGATCTCAAGACGTCACTGCTCTTCACGGATGAAGATGCCGCCGCGCTGCGTAAGGCGCATGACGTGGTCAAGGGCCAGGTCGAGGCGATCCTCGATGTGTGGTACGGCTTCGTCGGAGCCACGCCGCATCTGCTCGCCTATTTTTCCGATCCTGTGACCGGTGCGCCCGACAGCGACTATCTCGCCGCCGTGCGCAAGCGTTTCGGGCAATGGATCCTGGACACCTGTCGTGCCGAATACGGCAAGGACTGGCTTGCCTGGCAGGACGAAATAGGCCGCCGGCACCACCGTATCGGCAAGAACAGAACGGACGGCGCATCGGCGGCCGCGCATATCCCGATGCGCCATGTGCTGGCGCTCGCCATACCGATCTCGGTCACCATGAAGCCCTTCCTTGCCGGAAAAGGCCATTCGGCCAAGGAAGTCGATGCGATGCACGCCGCTTGGTCGAAGGCCGTATTGCTTCAGGCGATCCTGTGGTGCAGGCCCTATGTGAAGGAAGGAGACTTCTGA
- a CDS encoding redoxin domain-containing protein: MSTPAPDWQVEHWLNTPKPIGLADLRGKVVLALAFQMLCPGCVSHALPQAVRARQTFAEDGLAVIGLHTVFEHHEAQGSPAALAAFLHEYRIGFPVGIDAKDPDAGLPKTMQAYAMQGTPTTLLFDREGRLRLNKFGHLDDMRLGAAIASILAEAVPDATTAG; this comes from the coding sequence ATGTCCACGCCCGCACCCGACTGGCAAGTCGAACATTGGCTGAACACGCCGAAACCGATCGGGCTCGCGGACCTTAGGGGCAAGGTCGTCCTCGCCCTCGCCTTCCAGATGCTGTGCCCCGGCTGTGTCAGCCACGCACTGCCGCAGGCGGTGCGCGCCCGCCAGACCTTCGCGGAAGATGGCCTCGCGGTGATCGGACTTCATACGGTGTTCGAGCATCATGAGGCGCAGGGAAGCCCGGCCGCCCTTGCCGCCTTCCTCCATGAATACCGGATCGGCTTTCCTGTCGGCATCGACGCGAAGGACCCTGACGCCGGCTTGCCGAAAACGATGCAGGCATACGCGATGCAGGGAACCCCGACGACGCTCCTGTTCGACCGCGAAGGCCGGCTGCGCCTCAACAAATTCGGCCATCTCGACGACATGCGCCTCGGGGCGGCGATCGCTTCGATCCTGGCGGAGGCCGTTCCTGACGCCACTACCGCCGGTTAG
- a CDS encoding DUF2945 domain-containing protein, with protein sequence MTKTFKIGDHVSWNSEAGRVSGTIISVHTEDFDYKGHTHRASRDDPQYEIKSDKTDHIAAHKGGALRLLRD encoded by the coding sequence ATGACAAAGACGTTCAAAATCGGCGACCATGTGAGTTGGAACTCGGAGGCAGGCCGTGTCTCGGGTACGATCATTTCTGTTCATACCGAGGATTTTGATTACAAGGGCCATACCCATCGGGCGTCGCGTGACGATCCCCAGTATGAGATCAAAAGCGACAAGACCGACCACATCGCCGCCCACAAGGGCGGCGCGCTGCGGCTCCTTCGCGACTAA
- a CDS encoding molybdopterin oxidoreductase family protein, with protein sequence MGERSVRPDRLEQPMQPRIDTNLGIKGEPDAWVHSACILCSNGCGVDIAVKDGSIVGVRGNADHPVNFGHLGPKGEHGWVANNSRRRGTTPMIRRRKGAPLEPVGWAEAMDFFIEQFRAAWRQGHENLACYNSGQLTIEEFYTLGKLWRGGLQSSNIDGNTRLCTATSATGLMANFGVDGPVASYVDVDQADLLCLYGHNVAEVQTVLWERMLAAKAKNGGRIIVADPRRTPTVLQGADLHLALRSGTNVALMNGIIHLLIARGWTDRGFIAKHTVGFDALDVVTREYPPKRVAEICDIPMHDLETAAEWIGTTPRMVSTVLQGFYQSVEATASSSLVNTVHLITGAIGKPGAGPLLMAGQPSAMCNREAGAGGSYPAYRNPHCETQMRDLCELWNIDFDKFHPEVPKDILSMMESAERGEIEFMWVIGTNPLVSLPDQNRSERILRRLFLVVQDPFVDAETVDLADIYFPAAMWGEKMGCVTNADRSVNLLLKAVEPPGEARSDFDIFVEVAGRLGFKDRDDGLLIPFKEPRDAFEEWRKVSKDRPCDYSGMTYELILEMGSVRWPCNEKHPRGSERLYGDFKFWTGIDECETYGADFLTGRKNTRGDYERIDPKGKAFLRPVEWRRQPNPTSEDYPMTLITGRVVYHFHTRTKTGRSAVLNERAPHPYVEVHPDDAARLGIGLGDVVEITSPNGRWEGVAMVVDTVRPGEVFVPFHYGHGAQSANQHTWYARDPISHQPQLKSSPVAVRRLSFGEPEPWLLKRLAELDGSSTEPFAAQEFGGTVNRAVQPEL encoded by the coding sequence ATGGGCGAAAGAAGCGTTCGCCCGGACCGACTGGAGCAGCCCATGCAGCCAAGGATCGACACCAATCTCGGCATAAAGGGCGAACCCGATGCATGGGTCCATTCGGCATGCATCCTGTGCTCCAACGGCTGCGGCGTCGATATCGCGGTGAAGGACGGGAGCATTGTAGGCGTTCGCGGCAATGCCGATCATCCGGTCAATTTCGGTCATCTCGGTCCGAAGGGCGAACATGGCTGGGTCGCCAATAATTCCAGGCGCCGCGGCACGACCCCGATGATCCGACGGAGAAAGGGAGCCCCGCTCGAGCCGGTCGGTTGGGCGGAGGCCATGGATTTCTTCATCGAGCAGTTCAGGGCCGCCTGGCGGCAGGGGCACGAAAACCTAGCCTGCTACAATTCCGGGCAACTCACGATCGAGGAATTCTATACACTCGGAAAGCTGTGGCGCGGCGGGCTGCAATCCTCCAACATCGACGGCAACACGCGGCTATGCACCGCGACTTCCGCCACCGGCCTGATGGCGAATTTCGGCGTCGATGGCCCCGTTGCTTCCTATGTCGATGTGGATCAGGCGGACTTGCTTTGCCTCTACGGTCACAACGTCGCGGAGGTGCAGACAGTACTTTGGGAACGCATGCTGGCGGCGAAGGCGAAGAACGGCGGGCGCATCATCGTCGCCGATCCGCGCCGTACGCCGACCGTGCTGCAGGGCGCCGACCTTCATCTCGCGCTCAGGTCCGGCACGAATGTCGCGTTGATGAACGGGATCATCCATTTGCTGATCGCGCGGGGTTGGACAGACCGCGGCTTCATCGCGAAGCACACCGTCGGCTTCGACGCGCTCGATGTAGTGACCCGTGAATATCCGCCCAAGCGGGTGGCCGAAATCTGCGATATTCCCATGCACGATCTGGAAACCGCGGCCGAGTGGATCGGCACCACGCCGCGCATGGTCTCGACCGTCTTGCAGGGGTTTTATCAGAGCGTCGAGGCCACGGCCTCGTCCTCGCTGGTGAACACGGTGCATCTGATCACTGGCGCGATCGGCAAGCCCGGTGCCGGGCCGCTCCTGATGGCGGGCCAGCCCTCGGCGATGTGCAACCGGGAGGCCGGCGCCGGCGGCTCCTATCCCGCTTACCGCAATCCCCATTGCGAAACGCAGATGCGCGATCTTTGCGAACTCTGGAACATCGACTTCGACAAGTTTCATCCGGAGGTGCCGAAAGACATCCTTTCGATGATGGAAAGCGCCGAGCGCGGCGAGATCGAGTTCATGTGGGTGATCGGGACCAACCCGCTCGTCAGCCTGCCTGACCAGAACCGCAGCGAGCGCATCCTGCGCCGGCTCTTCTTGGTGGTGCAGGACCCGTTCGTGGACGCGGAAACCGTCGACCTTGCCGACATTTATTTCCCCGCCGCGATGTGGGGAGAGAAGATGGGCTGCGTCACCAACGCCGACCGGAGCGTTAATCTGCTGCTGAAGGCCGTCGAGCCGCCGGGAGAGGCGCGCAGCGACTTCGACATCTTCGTGGAGGTCGCTGGCCGGCTGGGGTTCAAGGACCGGGATGACGGATTGCTTATCCCGTTCAAGGAGCCCAGGGACGCATTCGAGGAATGGCGCAAGGTGTCGAAGGACCGGCCGTGCGACTATTCCGGCATGACCTACGAACTGATCCTCGAAATGGGCTCCGTCCGCTGGCCCTGCAATGAAAAGCACCCGCGTGGCTCCGAGCGCCTTTACGGGGATTTCAAGTTCTGGACCGGCATCGATGAGTGCGAAACCTATGGGGCGGATTTCCTGACCGGCCGCAAGAATACCCGCGGCGACTACGAACGGATCGATCCGAAGGGCAAGGCATTCCTGAGACCGGTGGAGTGGCGGCGACAGCCGAACCCGACCTCCGAAGATTATCCCATGACGCTCATCACCGGGCGTGTGGTCTATCATTTCCACACCCGCACCAAGACAGGCCGATCAGCCGTGCTGAACGAGCGTGCGCCGCATCCTTATGTCGAGGTCCATCCCGATGATGCGGCCCGCCTAGGGATCGGACTTGGCGACGTGGTCGAGATCACCTCGCCGAACGGCCGCTGGGAAGGCGTGGCGATGGTGGTCGACACGGTGCGTCCTGGCGAGGTGTTCGTGCCGTTCCATTATGGCCACGGCGCACAATCGGCGAACCAGCATACCTGGTACGCGCGCGATCCGATCAGCCACCAGCCGCAACTCAAATCCTCGCCGGTCGCCGTGCGGCGGCTGAGCTTCGGCGAGCCGGAGCCATGGCTCTTGAAGCGGCTTGCCGAACTGGACGGAAGTTCAACGGAGCCGTTTGCCGCTCAGGAATTCGGTGGCACCGTCAATCGTGCGGTTCAGCCTGAACTCTGA
- the guaA gene encoding glutamine-hydrolyzing GMP synthase, with translation MKNTAHPDTVLIIDFGSQVTQLIARRVREAGIYSEIVPFQSAEEGFRRVRPKAVILSGSPHSAIDIGSPRAPDAIFEAGLPILGICYGEQAICAQLGGKVEASHEREYGRAFLDIREDSALFDGIWAKGTRHQVWMSHGDRVTALPPGFHVIGTSTGAPFAAIADEKRKIFAVQFHPEVVHTPDGAKLLTNFVHNIAGLKGDWTMAAYRGQAVEAIRRQVGTGKVICALSGGVDSSVAALLIHEAVGDQLTCILVDHGLMRKNEAAEVVEMFRQHYNLPLILVDASDRFISALEGEADPEKKRKTIGRLFIEVFEEEAKKLGGADFLAQGTLYPDVIESVSFTGATSSTIKSHHNVGGLPERMNMKLVEPLRELFKDEVRALGKELGLPESFIGRHPFPGPGLAIRCPGGVTREKLDILREADAIYLDEIRKAGLYDAIWQAFAVLLPVQTVGVMGDGRTYESVLALRAVTSVDGMTADFYHYDMDFLGATATRIINEIKGINRVVYDVTSKPPGTIEWE, from the coding sequence ATGAAGAACACAGCTCACCCCGATACCGTCCTTATCATCGACTTCGGCAGCCAGGTCACGCAGCTTATCGCGAGGAGGGTGCGCGAGGCCGGCATCTATTCCGAGATCGTTCCTTTCCAGTCGGCGGAGGAAGGCTTCCGGCGTGTCCGGCCGAAGGCGGTTATCCTTTCGGGCAGCCCTCATTCGGCGATCGATATCGGCAGCCCGCGCGCACCGGATGCGATCTTCGAAGCGGGTCTCCCGATCCTTGGCATCTGCTATGGCGAGCAGGCCATCTGCGCCCAACTCGGCGGCAAGGTCGAGGCCAGCCACGAGCGTGAGTACGGCCGCGCCTTCCTCGACATCCGGGAGGATTCGGCACTTTTCGACGGCATTTGGGCGAAGGGCACGCGCCATCAGGTCTGGATGAGCCATGGCGACCGGGTGACGGCTCTGCCGCCGGGTTTCCATGTCATAGGCACCTCGACCGGTGCGCCTTTCGCGGCGATCGCCGACGAGAAGCGCAAGATCTTCGCCGTGCAGTTCCATCCCGAGGTAGTACATACGCCGGACGGCGCGAAACTGCTCACCAACTTCGTCCACAACATCGCAGGGCTGAAGGGCGACTGGACCATGGCCGCCTATCGCGGGCAGGCGGTCGAGGCGATCCGCCGGCAGGTCGGCACGGGCAAGGTCATCTGTGCGCTTTCGGGCGGCGTCGATTCTTCCGTAGCCGCGCTCCTGATTCACGAGGCGGTCGGCGACCAACTCACCTGCATTCTCGTCGACCACGGCCTCATGCGGAAGAACGAGGCGGCTGAAGTGGTCGAGATGTTCCGCCAGCACTACAATCTGCCGCTGATCCTCGTCGATGCGTCGGACCGCTTCATCTCCGCGCTGGAGGGCGAGGCCGATCCCGAGAAGAAGCGGAAGACGATCGGGCGTCTTTTCATCGAGGTATTCGAGGAGGAAGCGAAGAAACTGGGCGGCGCCGATTTCCTCGCCCAGGGTACCCTCTATCCAGATGTGATCGAAAGCGTCTCCTTCACCGGAGCCACCTCCTCCACCATCAAGTCGCATCACAATGTCGGCGGCCTGCCCGAGCGCATGAACATGAAGCTGGTCGAGCCGCTGCGCGAACTCTTCAAGGACGAGGTGAGGGCGCTCGGCAAGGAACTCGGCCTGCCGGAAAGCTTCATCGGCCGGCACCCCTTCCCGGGTCCGGGCCTTGCCATCCGTTGCCCAGGCGGCGTGACACGCGAGAAGCTCGACATATTGCGCGAGGCGGACGCGATCTATCTCGACGAAATCCGCAAGGCCGGCCTCTACGACGCCATCTGGCAGGCCTTCGCCGTGCTGCTGCCGGTACAGACGGTCGGCGTGATGGGCGACGGCCGCACCTACGAGTCCGTACTGGCGTTGCGTGCCGTCACCTCCGTCGACGGCATGACCGCCGATTTCTACCACTACGACATGGATTTTCTGGGCGCGACCGCGACCCGCATCATCAACGAAATCAAAGGCATAAACCGCGTCGTATACGACGTCACATCAAAGCCGCCCGGCACCATCGAGTGGGAATGA
- a CDS encoding GNAT family N-acetyltransferase, protein MRAEIRRARLGEEAAVSRLLEEVWHATHDVQLGRDKVAEITAKWHAPALLRAQIDNPDKCFLVAEAADNSLVGHAMSWLDGDGAINLLRLYVLPGWQERGLGSNLLAAAIAAYPAGRLLRLEVQGGNEPAIRFYERMGLRVVGDTAERGGLTDIPALVMEKSLPLEGGGSFS, encoded by the coding sequence ATGAGGGCCGAAATCCGCCGCGCCCGGCTGGGAGAGGAGGCCGCCGTTTCACGGCTCCTAGAGGAGGTCTGGCACGCAACCCACGATGTTCAACTCGGCCGCGACAAGGTGGCGGAGATCACCGCGAAATGGCACGCGCCGGCACTTCTTCGCGCGCAGATCGACAATCCGGATAAATGCTTCCTTGTCGCCGAGGCAGCGGATAACAGCCTTGTCGGCCACGCCATGTCCTGGCTCGACGGTGACGGCGCGATCAATCTGCTCAGGCTCTATGTCCTGCCAGGCTGGCAGGAAAGGGGCCTCGGCAGCAATCTGCTTGCCGCAGCTATAGCCGCCTATCCGGCGGGACGGCTTCTGCGGCTGGAGGTCCAGGGAGGGAACGAACCGGCGATCCGGTTTTACGAGAGAATGGGATTGCGGGTGGTTGGCGACACCGCTGAGCGTGGCGGCCTTACCGACATCCCGGCCCTCGTCATGGAGAAATCGCTCCCTCTTGAGGGCGGTGGAAGCTTTTCGTGA